GTAAACGATTATTGCAATTTATAGGAGCAATCGCATGGCAAATTTATTAGATCAGTTGAAAGCAATCACAACGATCGTGGCTGACACTGGTGACGTTGAAGCAATTAAAAGTGTTAAACCTGTGGACGCAACCACAAACCCATCACTGGTCCTCAAGGCGAGCCAAATCCCAGAATACGCACCCTTGATTGAAACTGCCATTGCTTATGCAAAAGCACAAGGTGGCTCTAAAGAACAACAAATTGAAAACGCTGCCGACAAACTGGCAGTGTTGATTGGTGCTGAGATCACTAAAGTGGTTCCAGGCCGCATTTCGACAGAAGTTGATGCACGTTTATCTTTCAACATTGATGCAATGGTTGCTAAAGGCCGTAAATTGATTAGCCTGTACCAAGAATCAGGTATCAGCAAAGACCGCGTATTGATCAAACTGGCTTCAACTTGGGAAGGCATTAAAGCCGGCGAGATTCTTGAAAAAGAAGGCATCCAGTGCAACCTGACACTGCTGTTCGGTTTTGGTCAAGCACGTGCTTGTGCTGAAGCTGGCGTGTTCCTGATTTCACCGTTCGTTGGCCGTATCCTCGACTGGTACAAAGCTAAAAACCCAAGCACTGAATACACACAAGAAACCGACCCAGGTGTCGTTTCTGTGCGCGCAATCTACCAATACTACAAAGAACACGGCTACAAAACTGTGGTCATGGGTGCTTCATTCCGTAACACAGGCGAGCTGATTGCTCTGGCTGGTTGTGATCGTTTGACCGTTTCACCAAACCTGTTGCAAGATTTAGCTGCAACCGAAGGTACCTTGGTACAAGTGTTGAAAGATGGCGGCAAAACCAAAGAGGTGCCTGCAAAACTGACAGAAGAAGAGTTCCGTTTTGAATTAAACCAAGACCCAATGGCAACTGAAAAGTTGGCAGAAGGTATCCGTGGTTTCGTGGCCGACCAGAATAAACTGGAAGCTGCATTAGCCGCAAAACTGTAATATCGCTGTGCAATAATGCAAACGGGCAGGGACCTGCCCGTTTGGCTTTTAAGTCAGGCATAAATCGGCCTGCAACATTGACTTATTTTGGCTGCCAGCTTACTATGAGCGACCAGCTTGAATTGGTAGTACGCTAGTAATAGCATTTAAATTTTAATTTTTGGAGAAAAACATGGCATTAACTCAAATGGCATTAGACTCATTGGATTTCGACGCAACGATCGCTTTGGCAGAAAAAGTTGCTCCACACGTTGACATCTTGGAAATCGGTACACCATGCATCAAGCACAACGGTATCAAATTGCTGGAAACTTTGCGCGCTAAGTTCCCAAACAACAAGATCCTGGTTGACCTGAAAACGATGGATGCAGGCGAGTACGAATCTGAGCCATTCTACAAAGCCGGTGCAGATATCTGCGTGGTTTTGGGCGTATCCGACATCGGTACAATCAAAGGCGTAATCAAAGCTGCTAACAAATACGGCAAAAAAGCACAAGTTGACTTGATCAGCGTTGAAGACAAAGTTGCTAAAACTAAAGAAGTTGCTGCTGCTGGTGCTCACATCATCGGTATCCACACTGGTTTGGACCAACAAGCTGCTGGTCAAACACCATTTGCTGACCTGGCTGCTGTAGCTGGTTTGAACTTGGGCGTTGAGATCTCTGTTGCTGGTGGTGTTAAAGCCGCTACTGCAGGTCAAGTACGTGACGCTGGCGCGACAATCATCGTTGCTGGTGCTGCTATCTACGGCGCTGCTGACCCAGCTGCTGCTGCTGCAGAAATCACTGCTATCGCTCACGCTTAATTCGATTAAGCATCAATAAGTAATTATTGATCAGCGAAACAAAAAACCCGACCCAGCAATGTGTCGGGTTTTTTATTCAAATTTTTTGATTACAGGAATACAAACATGGATCATCAACAGTTTATTTTAGACAATTTAAAACGTATTTTAGACGTGACTGATAAGTCAAAAGCGGCTGAATTACTGAAATTGGTCGAGGAAGCAGGTTCCACATTTATCGGTGGTGCAGGTCGTTCACTGCTAGTTTCTCGCTTTTTTGCGATGCGTCTGGTGCATTCAGGTTACAGCGTTTACATGATTGGCGAAGTGGTCACCCCAGCCATCAAAAAAGGCGATTTATTGATACTGGTATCTGGCTCTGGTGGTACAGCAACATTGTTGCCATTTGTGAAAAAAGCCAAAGAAGTTGGCGCTAAGCTGGTCGTGATCTCCATGAAGAAAACCTCAGCCATGGCAGATGTGGCAGATTTAGTGGTTCAAGTTGGTCAAGATGACAGCTTCCCATTGGTGAAAGGCATGCCAATGGGCGGTCAATTCGAATTATCTACCTTAGTATTCTTAGAAGGCGCGATTTCAGAATTGATTCACGCTAAAGGTCTGACTGAAGAAGGTATGCGCGCATTGCATGCCAACTTAGAATAAGTTTTTCAGTTGTGCTGTAAACAAACCGGCCGCTTGGCCGGTTTTTTTATCTGGCTTGCTGATGGAGCGCTTGGCTTGTAATGTTTTTTTGGTGTAAAGCGCTGGCGACCAGCACACCTT
This Methylophilus medardicus DNA region includes the following protein-coding sequences:
- the hxlB gene encoding 6-phospho-3-hexuloisomerase, whose product is MDHQQFILDNLKRILDVTDKSKAAELLKLVEEAGSTFIGGAGRSLLVSRFFAMRLVHSGYSVYMIGEVVTPAIKKGDLLILVSGSGGTATLLPFVKKAKEVGAKLVVISMKKTSAMADVADLVVQVGQDDSFPLVKGMPMGGQFELSTLVFLEGAISELIHAKGLTEEGMRALHANLE
- the hxlA gene encoding 3-hexulose-6-phosphate synthase, which gives rise to MALTQMALDSLDFDATIALAEKVAPHVDILEIGTPCIKHNGIKLLETLRAKFPNNKILVDLKTMDAGEYESEPFYKAGADICVVLGVSDIGTIKGVIKAANKYGKKAQVDLISVEDKVAKTKEVAAAGAHIIGIHTGLDQQAAGQTPFADLAAVAGLNLGVEISVAGGVKAATAGQVRDAGATIIVAGAAIYGAADPAAAAAEITAIAHA
- the tal gene encoding transaldolase; amino-acid sequence: MANLLDQLKAITTIVADTGDVEAIKSVKPVDATTNPSLVLKASQIPEYAPLIETAIAYAKAQGGSKEQQIENAADKLAVLIGAEITKVVPGRISTEVDARLSFNIDAMVAKGRKLISLYQESGISKDRVLIKLASTWEGIKAGEILEKEGIQCNLTLLFGFGQARACAEAGVFLISPFVGRILDWYKAKNPSTEYTQETDPGVVSVRAIYQYYKEHGYKTVVMGASFRNTGELIALAGCDRLTVSPNLLQDLAATEGTLVQVLKDGGKTKEVPAKLTEEEFRFELNQDPMATEKLAEGIRGFVADQNKLEAALAAKL